A window of the Immundisolibacter sp. genome harbors these coding sequences:
- a CDS encoding YihY family inner membrane protein, with product MTTTNPSRVRALLAGLRFIGRRLAQERITQTAASLTFTTVISLVPLLAVMLAVFTAFPAFDELRERLQYWFAQALLPPNIAEAVFGYLNQFAEKAAGLGAAGVIGLLVTATLLLLTVDRSLNLIWRTSRPRPFLQRVMLFWAWLTAGPLLMAFALGQLSLAAALSSGWLGAIPGATALLGTLVSWLVMGGLLAVVYRVVPNTEVLWRDALAGGVLAAVAFNLASRVFAWYIGRLPTYAAVYGTFATLPLALIWIYWSWLVVLGGAIVSAWLPALRSGVMARSAPVGGDFLLALLVVHRLAVARQPPLCGLDMATLARGLAADPQRLEGVLQALEALGWVGQVRSAQHRRARWVLLIDPQAATLRPLVDRLLLDREAAARTGLLPGSLFNDEVLDRTLQDCLGHERGDDGAVAADGEAGLRLIGAGPSATLAGKPAHGPGEAGS from the coding sequence ATGACCACTACCAACCCATCGCGGGTTCGGGCGCTGCTGGCCGGGCTGCGGTTCATTGGCCGGCGCCTGGCGCAGGAGCGCATCACCCAGACCGCCGCCAGTCTCACGTTCACCACGGTGATCTCGCTGGTGCCGCTGCTGGCGGTGATGCTGGCGGTGTTCACGGCCTTTCCGGCCTTCGACGAGCTGCGCGAGCGCCTGCAGTACTGGTTTGCGCAGGCTCTGCTGCCGCCCAACATTGCCGAGGCGGTGTTCGGCTATCTGAATCAGTTTGCGGAAAAAGCCGCCGGGCTCGGTGCCGCCGGCGTGATCGGCCTGCTGGTGACCGCCACCCTGCTGCTGCTGACGGTGGACCGCTCGCTGAATCTGATCTGGCGCACGTCGCGCCCCCGGCCGTTCCTGCAGCGGGTGATGCTGTTCTGGGCCTGGCTGACGGCCGGACCGCTGCTGATGGCCTTCGCACTCGGCCAGCTGTCGCTGGCCGCTGCGCTGTCGTCCGGCTGGCTGGGCGCGATTCCCGGTGCCACCGCCCTGCTTGGCACGCTGGTGTCGTGGTTGGTCATGGGCGGGCTGCTGGCGGTCGTGTATCGGGTGGTTCCCAATACCGAGGTGCTGTGGCGCGACGCGCTGGCAGGCGGCGTACTGGCGGCGGTGGCCTTCAACCTCGCCAGCCGCGTGTTTGCCTGGTACATCGGCCGTCTGCCGACCTATGCCGCCGTGTACGGCACGTTCGCCACGCTGCCGCTGGCGCTGATCTGGATTTACTGGAGCTGGCTGGTGGTGCTCGGTGGCGCCATCGTGTCGGCCTGGTTGCCGGCACTGCGCAGCGGGGTGATGGCCCGGTCGGCGCCGGTGGGGGGCGATTTTCTGCTCGCCTTGCTGGTGGTGCACCGGCTGGCGGTCGCCCGCCAGCCGCCGTTGTGTGGCCTCGATATGGCCACGCTGGCGCGCGGCCTGGCCGCCGATCCGCAGCGCCTGGAGGGCGTGTTGCAGGCGCTGGAGGCCCTCGGCTGGGTGGGCCAGGTCAGGTCCGCACAACACCGACGGGCCCGCTGGGTACTGTTGATCGATCCGCAGGCGGCGACGCTGCGACCCTTGGTCGATCGTCTGCTCCTGGACCGGGAGGCGGCTGCACGCACCGGCCTGCTGCCGGGCAGCCTGTTCAACGACGAGGTACTCGATCGCACGCTGCAGGACTGCCTGGGTCATGAGCGCGGCGATGACGGTGCGGTCGCCGCAGACGGCGAAGCCGGGCTTCGATTGATCGGCGCAGGGCCATCGGCCACACTGGCCGGGAAGCCGGCGCACGGCCCCGGCGAAGCGGGCAGTTGA
- a CDS encoding glucan biosynthesis protein, whose translation MLNWRSLGLLLVVCAGAASATGKDFDFDALKARARQQAAAAYSPPPEADAVLAQIDPARRDAAPLKVRYAPWSMASRFVPLPLAPRAGCAPTLFSSIQASGIERFDYRPELFDWSAAGLPEAGPAATGFCGFRLLYPLPGDGKREDLARFEGDAWQLVGAGSLFGAAALAVGVIDNDGRAQPVPFREFWLVRPAAGARQLRLYALADSPALAAAFQIDLVPGVASRADVQVALYPREGAGKLLLAPLAGSFVQGEHRPGRVLPLQAEVHSVDGLAIHTAAGGWLWRPLDNPPQPSAYSFLVNTPRGFGLLQRDRDASHYEPDAPHPRQPDLWLVPGGDWGAGQLRLLEAPAGSAAVRNVQVGFVPDQQPAPGAGMELGYAVHWSTDASLPRAGGWVIATRSGAAGSNGSRRYAVDFVGPALQGLPPGAAPVAVIDIGRGGSLQRQQVVANPHTGGWRLLFEFNRDTDAPLQLRAYLQHADQPLTETWDYVDPPR comes from the coding sequence ATGCTGAACTGGCGCAGCCTGGGCTTGCTGCTGGTCGTGTGCGCCGGCGCCGCCAGCGCGACTGGCAAGGACTTTGATTTCGACGCCCTGAAAGCGCGCGCCCGGCAGCAGGCGGCGGCTGCGTACAGCCCACCGCCGGAGGCCGACGCTGTCCTGGCGCAGATCGATCCCGCGCGCCGGGATGCGGCGCCGCTCAAGGTCCGCTACGCGCCGTGGTCGATGGCGTCGCGCTTCGTGCCGCTGCCGCTGGCGCCGCGCGCCGGCTGCGCGCCGACGCTGTTCAGTTCCATCCAGGCCAGCGGTATCGAGCGCTTCGATTACCGGCCGGAACTGTTCGACTGGTCGGCCGCCGGCCTGCCGGAGGCGGGGCCTGCCGCGACGGGTTTTTGCGGCTTTCGCCTGCTGTATCCGCTCCCCGGGGATGGCAAACGCGAGGATCTGGCGCGCTTCGAGGGCGATGCCTGGCAGCTGGTCGGCGCCGGTTCGCTGTTCGGTGCGGCCGCACTCGCGGTCGGGGTGATCGATAACGACGGTCGGGCGCAGCCGGTGCCGTTTCGCGAGTTCTGGCTGGTGCGCCCGGCGGCCGGCGCCCGTCAGCTGCGGCTGTATGCGCTGGCCGATTCGCCGGCGTTGGCGGCTGCGTTCCAGATCGACCTGGTGCCGGGCGTTGCCAGTCGCGCCGACGTGCAGGTGGCGCTGTATCCGCGCGAGGGCGCCGGCAAACTGCTGCTGGCGCCGCTGGCGGGCAGTTTCGTGCAGGGGGAGCATCGACCGGGGCGTGTGTTGCCGCTGCAGGCCGAGGTGCACAGCGTGGACGGCCTGGCCATCCACACCGCCGCTGGCGGCTGGTTGTGGCGGCCGCTCGACAATCCACCCCAGCCGAGCGCCTATAGTTTTCTGGTCAACACGCCACGTGGGTTCGGGCTGTTGCAGCGTGATCGCGACGCCAGCCACTACGAGCCGGACGCGCCGCATCCCCGCCAGCCGGACCTGTGGCTGGTGCCGGGCGGTGACTGGGGCGCTGGCCAGCTGCGCCTGCTCGAAGCTCCGGCGGGCAGCGCCGCTGTGCGCAACGTGCAGGTCGGATTCGTGCCAGACCAGCAGCCGGCACCCGGCGCGGGGATGGAGCTCGGCTACGCCGTCCACTGGTCGACGGACGCGTCGCTGCCGCGTGCCGGCGGCTGGGTGATCGCCACCCGCAGCGGTGCCGCAGGGAGCAATGGCAGCCGCCGCTATGCGGTGGATTTCGTCGGCCCGGCCCTGCAGGGGCTGCCGCCCGGCGCGGCGCCGGTGGCGGTCATCGACATCGGCCGCGGCGGCAGCCTGCAGCGCCAGCAAGTGGTGGCGAACCCGCATACGGGTGGCTGGCGTCTGCTGTTCGAGTTCAACCGTGACACCGACGCCCCGCTGCAACTGCGCGCCTATTTGCAGCACGCCGACCAGCCTCTGACCGAAACCTGGGACTATGTCGATCCGCCTCGCTGA
- a CDS encoding glucan biosynthesis protein translates to MPLRSTRRDLLKFMSAGGLLALAGLYPAHALARASLGPKRKFSMDTLREQARQLAARPYVAPTIPDTQLLYTIDFDTIQKIRFKPEQTLWNEPPSPFGVQLFHPHRFAQKPVRIHLVEGDEAREVPFSTDLFDYGTPGLAKKMAGHGGFAGFRVMDPAPAKTDWLAFQGASYFRTCGVQGQYGLSARGIAIDTAMPQPEEFPDFTAFYLERPVGDRITLYALLDGPSLTGVYRFVCTRAKPVLTEVHAELFARQDIGRLGVAPLTSMFWYGENNRRRSADWRPEIHDSDGLALWTGAGERLWRVIENPPVVMTSSFVDFNPRGFGLSQRDRNFENYQDDGAFYDRRPSVWVQPLGDWGEGAVQLVEIPTDDEIHDNLVAYWTPKEPVRSGGAWTFDYRLYWGDDEPFIPEVGRVRHTWRGRHGIPGITAQQAAQQAPGMKFVIDFSGGPLAALEQRFDLTPMVTASRGRVDNAHVLKVVGTDRWRASFDLYVEGAEPVELRCYVRLGDKTLTETWLYQYIAAAAC, encoded by the coding sequence ATGCCGCTGCGCAGCACGCGTCGCGACCTGCTGAAATTCATGAGTGCCGGCGGCCTGCTGGCGCTGGCCGGCCTGTACCCGGCCCATGCGCTGGCCCGCGCAAGCCTGGGGCCAAAGCGCAAGTTCAGCATGGACACACTGCGCGAACAGGCCCGCCAACTGGCCGCCCGGCCGTATGTCGCGCCGACGATTCCGGATACCCAGCTGCTGTACACGATCGACTTCGACACCATCCAGAAAATCCGTTTCAAGCCCGAGCAGACGCTGTGGAACGAGCCGCCGTCGCCCTTCGGCGTGCAGCTGTTCCACCCGCACCGCTTTGCCCAGAAGCCGGTGCGCATCCATCTGGTGGAGGGTGACGAGGCGCGCGAGGTGCCGTTCTCGACCGACCTGTTCGACTACGGCACGCCGGGACTGGCGAAGAAAATGGCCGGCCACGGCGGCTTTGCCGGTTTCCGGGTGATGGACCCGGCGCCGGCCAAGACCGACTGGCTGGCGTTTCAGGGCGCGTCCTATTTCCGCACCTGCGGCGTGCAGGGCCAGTACGGCCTGTCGGCGCGCGGCATCGCCATCGACACCGCCATGCCGCAGCCGGAGGAGTTTCCGGATTTCACCGCCTTCTATCTGGAACGCCCGGTCGGGGACCGCATCACGCTGTACGCCCTGCTCGATGGGCCCAGCCTGACCGGCGTGTATCGCTTCGTGTGCACGCGCGCCAAGCCGGTGCTGACCGAGGTGCATGCGGAGCTGTTCGCGCGCCAGGACATCGGCCGTCTGGGCGTGGCGCCGCTGACCAGCATGTTCTGGTACGGCGAGAACAACCGTCGACGCAGCGCCGACTGGCGGCCGGAAATCCACGACTCCGACGGCCTGGCGCTGTGGACCGGGGCCGGCGAGCGGCTGTGGCGGGTGATCGAGAACCCGCCAGTGGTGATGACCTCGTCGTTCGTGGACTTCAACCCGCGCGGTTTCGGCCTGTCGCAGCGGGATCGCAATTTCGAGAACTACCAGGACGACGGCGCCTTCTACGACCGTCGTCCCTCGGTGTGGGTGCAGCCACTGGGTGACTGGGGCGAGGGCGCGGTGCAGCTGGTCGAAATCCCGACCGACGACGAGATCCACGACAACCTGGTCGCCTACTGGACGCCCAAGGAGCCGGTGCGCAGTGGCGGCGCCTGGACCTTCGACTACCGCCTGTACTGGGGTGATGACGAGCCGTTCATCCCCGAGGTCGGGCGTGTGCGCCACACCTGGCGCGGTCGCCACGGCATTCCCGGCATCACCGCCCAGCAGGCCGCACAGCAGGCTCCGGGGATGAAGTTCGTCATCGATTTCTCCGGCGGGCCGCTGGCGGCACTCGAGCAGCGCTTCGACCTGACGCCGATGGTGACCGCCTCGCGCGGACGAGTGGACAACGCGCACGTGCTCAAGGTGGTCGGTACCGATCGCTGGCGGGCCTCGTTTGACCTGTACGTGGAAGGCGCCGAGCCGGTGGAGCTGCGCTGCTACGTGCGCCTGGGCGACAAGACTCTGACCGAAACCTGGCTCTACCAGTACATCGCGGCAGCCGCATGCTGA
- a CDS encoding glucan biosynthesis protein yields the protein MGLGCWLLLAAAQGAEFDWSQVVQKARDRAAAPYQPMPAPLPDWLLQLDYRAWQDIRFDPNVALWAGQDLPFSVRFHHPGSIYRQPVAISQIESGQAKLLAFAPGQFFYGPGVDRQRVPGDLGYAGFTVYARNKDSWQPVLEFLGGSFMRGGAPLLPGGVRSRALAIDTGLPSGEEFPVFTDFWLARPAAGAKRLTVYALLDSPRVSGAYRIELTAGTQLVTRVDSELFFRDAVGRLGLGPLSSMFWYGENGPPVDDYRPEVHSSDGLLVHAGKERLWRPLANPPRLAQQSLPVPPATVYGLLQRDRDFGHYQDLDAAFEAQPSVVLEPQKGFGAGRLELLELPVRDGLNQNVLAYFVPQAKVRGGDHLSLRYRLRWGDREPGEQAGRVLATRVARQNGVSTYQIDFASLGAGSVPPKPHISVQGGKGGEPGLQALGDGWRLTLPVEHDDGAPLNIRAGLLTDTGTRSETWLHHLGEE from the coding sequence GTGGGGCTGGGCTGCTGGCTGCTGCTGGCGGCGGCGCAGGGCGCCGAGTTCGACTGGTCGCAGGTGGTGCAGAAAGCGCGCGACCGTGCCGCGGCGCCCTACCAGCCCATGCCGGCGCCGCTGCCCGACTGGCTGCTGCAGCTTGATTATCGCGCCTGGCAGGACATTCGCTTCGACCCGAACGTGGCCCTGTGGGCGGGCCAGGACTTGCCGTTCTCGGTCCGCTTCCATCATCCGGGCAGCATCTATCGCCAGCCGGTCGCGATCAGCCAGATCGAATCCGGGCAAGCCAAGCTCCTGGCTTTTGCGCCGGGGCAGTTCTTCTACGGGCCGGGGGTGGATCGCCAGCGGGTGCCGGGCGATCTGGGTTACGCCGGTTTCACCGTCTACGCGCGCAACAAGGACAGCTGGCAGCCGGTGCTGGAATTCCTGGGCGGTAGCTTCATGCGCGGCGGGGCGCCGCTGCTGCCCGGCGGCGTGCGGTCGCGGGCGCTGGCCATCGACACCGGCCTGCCCAGTGGCGAGGAGTTCCCGGTCTTTACCGATTTCTGGCTGGCGCGGCCCGCGGCGGGCGCCAAACGGTTGACCGTCTATGCCTTGCTCGACTCGCCGCGTGTCAGCGGTGCCTACCGGATCGAGCTGACGGCCGGCACACAGCTTGTCACGCGGGTCGACAGCGAGCTGTTTTTCCGCGATGCGGTCGGCCGGCTGGGCCTGGGGCCGCTGTCGAGCATGTTCTGGTACGGCGAAAACGGCCCGCCGGTGGACGATTACCGGCCGGAGGTGCACAGCTCAGACGGATTGCTGGTGCATGCCGGCAAGGAGCGTCTGTGGCGTCCGCTGGCCAATCCGCCGCGGCTGGCGCAGCAGTCACTGCCGGTGCCGCCGGCTACGGTCTATGGCCTGCTGCAACGGGACCGGGATTTCGGGCATTACCAGGATCTGGACGCGGCCTTCGAAGCCCAGCCGAGCGTGGTGCTCGAACCCCAAAAGGGTTTCGGCGCCGGCCGGCTGGAGCTGCTGGAACTGCCGGTGCGCGACGGCTTGAACCAGAACGTGCTGGCCTATTTCGTGCCGCAGGCCAAGGTGCGGGGCGGCGATCACCTGTCGCTGCGCTACCGCCTGCGGTGGGGTGATCGGGAGCCGGGTGAACAAGCCGGCCGGGTGCTCGCCACGCGCGTCGCTCGCCAGAACGGCGTCAGCACCTACCAGATTGATTTTGCATCGCTTGGCGCCGGCAGCGTGCCGCCGAAGCCGCACATCAGCGTTCAAGGCGGCAAGGGTGGCGAGCCCGGCCTGCAGGCGCTGGGCGATGGCTGGCGGTTGACGCTGCCGGTGGAGCACGACGATGGGGCGCCGCTGAACATCCGTGCCGGCCTGCTCACGGACACCGGCACGCGCAGCGAAACCTGGCTGCATCACCTCGGTGAGGAATGA
- the mdoH gene encoding glucans biosynthesis glucosyltransferase MdoH, producing the protein MSHADFDKPHAFAATWRRMLLLGLVLIPATIASQFMREVLPYGGRTGLELAIIIVFGVLFGWISIGLWTSAIGFFSLLLRRDRYNLVRATGSMRPIDPDARTAVLLPVFAEDMRRVGAGLRATYESLAATGQIARFDFFILSDTQDPGRWVDEEVAWATLCREMGASGRLFYRNRQVNLKRKSGNVADFVRRWGAHYRYMVVFDADSVMSGEALVKLVNMMQASPRVGLIQTLPQPMGQHTLFARMLQFTGHAYGPIFAAGLHFWQLGDGPFWGHNAIIRIEAFRQHCGLPRLPGRPPLGGDILSHDFVESALLRGGGWTIWLAHDLPGSYEELPPTLLDAMKRDRRWCQGNLQHLRLLFAEGLFPAHRALFINGIMSYVSALLWLVFLLLSSGQAVWQALKPPDYFPTGPALFPQWPVWQPQWALLLIVATTVILFAPKILAVLLIIVQRRAGQFGGVLRLLASAITETLMSALLAPVQAVFHSKFVLFTLLGQQVGWGAQSRGDASTGWAEALRYHGLATLFAAVWGLGVFWLNPAFFWWLTPVVAALLLAIPVSVLSSRSSVGRSARERGLFLTPPETAPAPVLQDFARYLVEAERAPARQGGFAAVVEDPAVNALHVVMQGLARGERLSAAILARRHELVAKVLRAGPAALAPREQKLLLRQPRLLLDLHRRWWAQGARPSPEG; encoded by the coding sequence ATGAGCCACGCCGATTTCGACAAGCCGCACGCCTTCGCCGCCACTTGGCGACGGATGCTGCTGCTGGGCCTGGTGCTGATCCCGGCCACCATCGCCAGCCAGTTCATGCGCGAGGTGTTGCCCTACGGCGGGCGCACTGGACTTGAACTGGCCATCATCATCGTGTTCGGCGTGCTGTTTGGCTGGATTTCGATCGGCCTGTGGACCTCCGCGATCGGTTTCTTCAGCCTGCTGCTGCGCCGCGACCGCTACAACCTGGTGCGCGCCACTGGTTCCATGCGGCCGATCGACCCGGATGCCCGCACGGCGGTGCTGCTGCCGGTTTTCGCCGAGGACATGCGGCGTGTCGGCGCCGGCCTGCGCGCGACCTACGAGTCCCTGGCTGCCACCGGTCAGATCGCCCGCTTCGATTTTTTCATCCTCAGCGACACCCAGGACCCCGGCCGCTGGGTCGATGAGGAGGTCGCCTGGGCTACGCTGTGCCGGGAGATGGGCGCCAGCGGGCGGCTCTTTTACCGCAACCGGCAGGTCAACCTGAAGCGCAAGAGCGGCAACGTGGCCGATTTCGTGCGCCGCTGGGGCGCGCACTACCGCTACATGGTGGTGTTCGACGCCGACAGCGTGATGAGCGGCGAGGCGCTGGTGAAGCTGGTCAACATGATGCAAGCCAGCCCGCGCGTGGGCCTGATCCAGACCCTGCCACAGCCGATGGGCCAGCACACGCTGTTCGCGCGCATGCTGCAGTTCACCGGCCACGCCTACGGGCCGATCTTCGCCGCCGGCCTGCATTTCTGGCAGCTGGGCGACGGGCCGTTCTGGGGCCACAACGCCATCATCCGCATCGAGGCCTTCCGCCAGCACTGCGGCCTGCCGCGCCTGCCGGGCCGCCCGCCGCTGGGCGGCGACATCCTCAGTCACGACTTCGTCGAATCGGCCCTGCTGCGCGGCGGCGGCTGGACCATCTGGCTGGCGCACGACCTGCCGGGCAGCTACGAGGAACTGCCGCCGACCCTGCTGGACGCCATGAAGCGCGACCGCCGCTGGTGCCAGGGCAACCTGCAGCACCTGCGCCTGCTGTTTGCCGAAGGCCTGTTTCCGGCCCATCGGGCGCTGTTCATCAACGGCATCATGTCCTACGTGTCGGCGCTGCTGTGGCTGGTGTTCCTGTTGCTGTCCAGCGGCCAGGCGGTGTGGCAGGCGCTCAAGCCCCCGGATTACTTCCCGACCGGCCCGGCGCTGTTTCCGCAGTGGCCGGTGTGGCAGCCGCAGTGGGCGCTGCTGCTGATCGTGGCCACGACGGTGATCCTGTTCGCGCCCAAGATCCTGGCGGTGTTGCTGATCATCGTGCAGCGGCGGGCCGGGCAGTTCGGCGGCGTGCTGCGGCTGCTGGCCAGTGCCATCACGGAAACCCTGATGTCGGCCCTGCTGGCGCCGGTGCAGGCGGTGTTCCACTCCAAGTTCGTGCTGTTCACGCTGCTTGGTCAGCAGGTGGGCTGGGGCGCCCAGTCGCGCGGCGATGCCAGCACCGGCTGGGCCGAGGCGCTGCGCTACCACGGCCTTGCAACGCTGTTTGCGGCCGTGTGGGGCCTTGGCGTGTTCTGGCTGAACCCGGCGTTTTTCTGGTGGCTGACGCCGGTGGTGGCGGCGCTGTTGCTGGCGATTCCGGTATCGGTGCTGAGCAGTCGCAGCAGCGTCGGGCGCAGCGCGCGTGAGCGGGGCCTGTTTCTGACCCCGCCGGAGACGGCCCCCGCGCCGGTGCTGCAGGACTTCGCACGGTATCTGGTGGAGGCCGAACGGGCGCCGGCCCGGCAGGGTGGGTTTGCCGCGGTGGTGGAAGACCCGGCGGTCAACGCCCTGCATGTGGTCATGCAGGGGCTGGCGCGCGGCGAGCGCCTGTCAGCGGCGATTCTCGCCCGTCGCCACGAGTTGGTTGCGAAGGTGCTGCGCGCCGGTCCCGCGGCGCTCGCGCCGCGCGAGCAGAAGCTGCTGCTGCGCCAGCCGCGGCTGCTGCTCGACCTGCACCGGCGCTGGTGGGCGCAGGGCGCCCGGCCCTCGCCCGAGGGCTGA
- a CDS encoding BCAM0308 family protein yields MTGPHKTPDVPHHGHHDRPGLQQGHDPYLARQKLSEPSVCGDCGVVWHGGHWQWLARPADAAEVLCPACQRVRDRVPAGYLTLSGAFLSGHREEIEHLIDNHTQRQTAEHPLQRIMAREDTEGGLLITTTDAHLARGLGEAVHHAYRGDLDYHYADDDTTLRVRWHREA; encoded by the coding sequence ATGACCGGACCCCACAAAACCCCCGACGTCCCCCACCATGGCCACCACGACCGGCCGGGCCTGCAACAGGGGCATGACCCCTACCTGGCGCGCCAGAAGCTGTCCGAACCCAGCGTCTGCGGCGACTGCGGCGTGGTCTGGCACGGCGGGCACTGGCAGTGGCTGGCGCGGCCGGCCGATGCCGCCGAGGTGCTGTGTCCGGCCTGCCAGCGTGTACGCGACCGGGTGCCGGCCGGCTACCTGACCCTGAGCGGTGCGTTTCTGTCCGGGCACCGCGAGGAGATCGAGCACCTGATCGACAACCACACTCAGCGACAGACGGCGGAGCATCCGCTGCAGCGCATCATGGCCCGCGAGGACACCGAGGGCGGCCTGCTGATCACCACCACCGACGCCCACCTGGCGCGCGGCCTGGGCGAGGCCGTGCATCACGCCTATCGTGGCGACCTCGATTATCACTACGCCGACGACGACACCACGCTGCGCGTGCGCTGGCACCGCGAGGCCTGA
- a CDS encoding PLP-dependent aspartate aminotransferase family protein: MKRHIPLETLQFATRCVHGGVYKDPLYNSVVTPIYPSSTFYFEGPRQTSGYDYTRTKNPTRDALEENLASLEGGAGATAVATGMAAITTTLHLLPAGAHVIAGNDIYGGTYRLFANVLPARGLRFTLVDMGDLDAVASAIEPDTALIWIETPSNPLLRLTDIAAVCALTRERGILSCADNTFLSPYLQRPLELGADLVVHSTTKYLNGHSDVVGGAIVSATPELAARVAATANALGTTCSPFDAWLVLRGVKTLPLRMQAHEKNATALAQFLDAHPLVEHVYYPGLPAHPQHALAKSQQRGFGAMLSFDLKGGEDAVFGLVERLKLYAFAESLGGVESLIEHPASMSHAAMSPEAQAAAGIGPGLVRVSVGIEDSRDLVADMAQALSG; the protein is encoded by the coding sequence ATGAAGCGCCACATTCCGCTCGAAACCCTCCAGTTCGCCACCCGCTGCGTACACGGCGGCGTCTACAAGGACCCGCTGTACAACTCGGTAGTGACGCCCATCTACCCGTCCTCCACGTTCTATTTCGAGGGACCGCGGCAGACCTCCGGCTACGACTACACGCGCACCAAAAATCCCACCCGCGACGCGCTGGAAGAAAACCTGGCGAGCCTGGAAGGCGGCGCCGGTGCCACCGCCGTGGCCACCGGCATGGCGGCCATCACGACCACCTTGCACCTGCTGCCGGCCGGCGCGCACGTGATCGCCGGCAACGACATCTACGGCGGCACCTACCGCCTGTTCGCGAATGTGCTGCCGGCGCGCGGCCTGCGCTTCACGCTGGTCGACATGGGCGATCTGGACGCGGTCGCCTCGGCCATCGAGCCGGACACGGCCCTGATCTGGATCGAGACCCCCAGCAACCCGCTGCTGCGCCTGACCGACATCGCCGCCGTGTGCGCCCTGACCCGCGAGCGCGGCATCCTCAGCTGCGCCGACAACACCTTCCTGAGCCCCTACCTGCAGCGGCCGCTGGAACTGGGCGCCGATCTGGTGGTGCATTCGACCACCAAGTACCTGAACGGCCACAGCGATGTGGTCGGTGGCGCCATCGTGTCCGCCACGCCGGAGCTGGCGGCAAGAGTCGCCGCCACCGCCAATGCCCTTGGCACCACCTGCTCGCCGTTCGACGCCTGGCTGGTGCTGCGCGGCGTCAAGACCCTGCCGCTGCGCATGCAGGCGCACGAGAAGAACGCCACGGCGCTGGCGCAGTTCCTGGATGCACACCCGCTGGTCGAGCACGTCTACTACCCGGGCCTGCCCGCTCACCCGCAGCACGCCCTGGCCAAGAGCCAGCAGCGCGGCTTCGGCGCCATGCTCAGCTTCGACCTCAAGGGCGGCGAGGACGCCGTGTTCGGCCTGGTCGAGCGCCTGAAGCTGTACGCCTTCGCCGAGTCGCTGGGCGGCGTCGAGAGCCTCATCGAACACCCGGCCAGCATGAGCCACGCGGCCATGAGCCCCGAGGCGCAGGCGGCCGCCGGCATCGGCCCCGGCCTGGTGCGCGTGTCGGTGGGCATCGAGGACAGCCGGGATCTGGTGGCCGACATGGCGCAGGCGCTGTCCGGCTGA
- a CDS encoding group II truncated hemoglobin, with amino-acid sequence MSDTMYDWIGGEATVRRLVDRFYELMDTDPEVATIRKMHKDDLGPVRQSLFEYLSGWLGGPPLFVQKRGSPCITKAHKPFHIDEAAAEQWMKCMRQAMIDVGIDEKYRQMLEPAFGRVAQALRND; translated from the coding sequence GTGAGCGACACCATGTACGACTGGATCGGCGGCGAGGCCACGGTCCGCAGGCTGGTCGACCGGTTCTACGAGCTGATGGATACCGATCCGGAGGTGGCGACCATCCGCAAGATGCACAAGGATGATCTCGGCCCCGTGCGGCAGTCGCTGTTCGAGTACCTGTCAGGCTGGCTGGGCGGGCCACCGCTGTTCGTCCAGAAACGCGGCAGCCCGTGCATCACCAAGGCGCACAAGCCGTTTCACATCGACGAGGCGGCCGCCGAGCAATGGATGAAGTGCATGCGCCAGGCCATGATCGACGTCGGCATCGACGAGAAATACCGCCAGATGCTCGAGCCGGCCTTCGGACGCGTGGCGCAGGCGCTGCGTAACGACTGA